Proteins encoded together in one Sphingomonas radiodurans window:
- a CDS encoding enoyl-CoA hydratase/isomerase family protein: MILLDQQGGIARLTLDRPAQRNALATDDWRTLAETIATVPQDAGVVLLRSSMPGIFCAGADLRDLARLADEPERRAPFRLAMRAAIDALAALPMPVVATIDGGCFGAGVALALAADLRVASAAAAFAVPPARLGIAYPAEDVARLAARVGEAQAARLLFTAATIDADEALRIGLIDLIGDGAAVAEAIATNDSTALATLKAMLRDPAGRRHAAAFEDSFANPRFAAATQRYR, from the coding sequence GTGATCTTGCTCGACCAACAGGGCGGCATCGCGCGGCTGACGCTCGACCGCCCGGCGCAGCGCAACGCGCTTGCCACCGACGACTGGCGGACACTGGCGGAGACGATCGCGACCGTGCCACAGGACGCCGGCGTCGTGTTGCTGCGATCGTCGATGCCAGGCATCTTCTGCGCCGGGGCGGACCTGCGCGATCTCGCCCGGCTCGCCGACGAACCCGAGCGCCGCGCGCCGTTCCGGCTGGCGATGCGCGCGGCGATCGATGCACTGGCGGCACTGCCGATGCCGGTAGTCGCGACGATCGACGGCGGGTGTTTCGGTGCTGGCGTGGCACTCGCGCTTGCCGCCGATCTGCGTGTCGCGAGCGCGGCGGCGGCGTTCGCGGTGCCGCCGGCGCGGCTCGGCATCGCCTATCCGGCGGAGGATGTCGCGCGACTGGCGGCGCGGGTCGGCGAGGCACAGGCGGCACGGCTGCTGTTCACCGCCGCGACGATCGACGCCGACGAGGCGCTCCGCATCGGGCTGATCGACTTGATCGGCGACGGCGCGGCGGTGGCCGAAGCGATTGCCACAAACGATTCCACCGCCCTCGCGACGCTCAAGGCGATGCTGCGCGATCCAGCCGGCCGGCGCCACGCAGCCGCCTTCGAGGATAGCTTCGCCAACCCGCGCTTTGCCGCCGCGACGCAACGCTATCGTTGA
- a CDS encoding 4-(cytidine 5'-diphospho)-2-C-methyl-D-erythritol kinase encodes MTNPIVEVAPAKLNLALHVRRRRADGYHDIETVFAFCRDGDVVTLTDAERDAFTIVGPFAAALSGGTDDNLVTRALHAFRDAFGVAAAHAITLEKNLPVASGIGGGSADAAATLRALARWHGVALDEPRLVAIAGALGADVPACLSGRTAFGTGKGDALVPLDGWAGVPVLLVNPGVAVSTGAVFGAWDGADRGALDPGDPLAGRNDLEPPARALAPVIDELIALLAAQPGVTLARMSGSGATCFALFETPADRDAADAAIAAAAPHWWRLATTLA; translated from the coding sequence ATGACCAACCCGATCGTTGAAGTCGCGCCGGCCAAGCTGAACCTCGCGCTGCACGTGCGGCGGCGGCGCGCCGACGGATATCACGATATCGAGACGGTGTTTGCCTTCTGCCGCGACGGCGATGTGGTGACGCTGACGGATGCCGAGCGTGATGCGTTCACGATCGTCGGGCCTTTCGCGGCGGCGTTGAGCGGGGGAACGGACGACAACCTCGTGACCCGCGCGCTACACGCCTTTCGTGACGCGTTTGGCGTCGCCGCAGCGCATGCGATCACGCTCGAGAAGAACCTGCCGGTCGCCTCCGGGATCGGCGGCGGGTCGGCGGATGCGGCGGCGACGTTGCGTGCGCTGGCGCGGTGGCATGGCGTTGCGCTGGACGAGCCGCGGCTGGTGGCGATCGCCGGTGCGCTTGGCGCCGACGTGCCGGCGTGCCTTTCCGGGCGGACGGCGTTCGGCACCGGCAAGGGCGATGCGCTGGTGCCGCTCGATGGCTGGGCGGGCGTGCCGGTGCTGCTGGTAAACCCCGGTGTCGCGGTGTCGACCGGGGCGGTGTTCGGCGCGTGGGACGGCGCGGACCGCGGCGCGCTCGATCCCGGCGATCCGCTGGCCGGGCGCAACGATCTCGAGCCCCCTGCCCGCGCGCTGGCGCCGGTGATCGACGAGCTGATCGCGCTGCTTGCCGCACAGCCCGGCGTGACGCTGGCGCGGATGTCGGGATCGGGCGCGACGTGCTTCGCGCTGTTCGAGACGCCCGCGGATCGCGACGCGGCCGATGCGGCGATCGCCGCTGCCGCACCGCACTGGTGGCGGCTCGCGACCACGCTCGCGTGA
- a CDS encoding tetratricopeptide repeat protein, whose translation MGRTIRTCKLLALAAFVVAAPAQAATPDLLAYLKARAADGDDAAGVASTYYATALDASPDDPTVAAYAYRQAIAAGNLPLALRAAAALGAAAPADADLLVVADAAVRGDRAAVDSAIARLAKGQLSILAAPLAAWAELERGRDPMPLLATQRDDVVARRFASEARALILIAQGRHVEGVTALRVALGITGGQSSEDLRISAARLLIGAGRIEEARGLLLGDAAPIAALRAQPGDGAKATLGFGASALFTRVASDIALGPPGPLPLALAQAAVLADPANDRARLLLAYALGRGDYVDRALATLSTIAPDSPYAESANAGRVQIVAGADRMDEALAHAKTLAERGDPSAIQRYADLLMAAKRPADAAPLYRRMIGRATTDDGWALWLQYGGALDEAGDWRAARPALERAVTLAPNEPLALNYLGYARITRGEQIAESEALLERASRLRPDDMAITDSLGWAYHLSGKQGRALPLIERAAAASPDNAEIGEHLGDIYWALGRRFEARYAWRAALLVAEGDVPARLEAKIADGPAAQR comes from the coding sequence GTGGGCCGAACTATCCGAACATGTAAGCTGCTGGCGCTGGCGGCGTTCGTCGTCGCCGCGCCGGCGCAGGCAGCGACGCCTGATCTGCTCGCGTACCTGAAGGCGCGCGCGGCGGATGGCGACGATGCCGCCGGCGTCGCTTCGACCTATTACGCGACCGCGCTGGATGCGTCGCCGGACGATCCGACCGTTGCGGCCTATGCCTATCGCCAGGCGATCGCGGCGGGCAACCTGCCGCTCGCGCTGCGCGCCGCCGCGGCGCTCGGGGCGGCGGCGCCGGCGGATGCCGACCTGCTGGTGGTCGCCGATGCGGCGGTGCGCGGCGATCGTGCGGCGGTCGACAGTGCGATCGCGCGGCTTGCCAAGGGGCAACTCTCGATCCTCGCCGCGCCGCTCGCCGCCTGGGCAGAGCTCGAGCGTGGCCGCGATCCGATGCCGCTACTCGCGACGCAGCGCGACGACGTGGTCGCCAGGCGTTTTGCGAGCGAAGCGCGCGCGCTGATCCTGATCGCGCAGGGCCGCCACGTCGAGGGGGTTACGGCGTTGCGCGTGGCACTCGGCATCACGGGCGGGCAATCGAGCGAGGATCTGCGGATCAGCGCGGCGCGGCTGCTGATCGGCGCGGGACGGATCGAGGAAGCGCGCGGGCTGCTGCTTGGCGATGCGGCGCCGATCGCGGCGTTGCGTGCGCAGCCCGGCGATGGCGCCAAGGCAACGCTCGGGTTCGGGGCCTCGGCGCTGTTCACGCGCGTCGCGTCCGACATCGCGCTCGGCCCGCCCGGGCCGCTGCCGCTCGCGCTGGCGCAGGCGGCGGTACTGGCCGACCCCGCGAACGATCGCGCCCGGCTGCTGCTCGCCTATGCGCTGGGCCGCGGCGATTATGTCGATCGCGCGCTCGCGACTCTCTCCACCATCGCTCCCGATAGCCCCTATGCCGAGTCCGCCAACGCTGGCCGGGTGCAGATCGTCGCCGGTGCCGACCGGATGGACGAGGCGCTCGCGCACGCGAAGACGCTCGCCGAGCGCGGCGATCCGTCGGCAATCCAGCGCTATGCGGACCTGCTGATGGCGGCGAAGCGCCCCGCTGACGCCGCACCGCTTTACCGCCGGATGATCGGCCGCGCGACCACCGACGACGGATGGGCGCTGTGGTTGCAATATGGCGGCGCACTCGACGAGGCGGGCGATTGGCGGGCCGCGCGTCCGGCGCTCGAACGTGCCGTGACGCTGGCGCCCAACGAACCACTCGCGCTCAATTATCTGGGCTATGCCCGCATCACGCGCGGCGAGCAGATCGCCGAATCCGAGGCGCTGCTCGAACGCGCCAGCCGGCTGCGGCCCGACGACATGGCGATCACCGATTCGCTCGGCTGGGCTTATCACCTGTCGGGCAAGCAGGGGCGCGCGCTGCCGCTGATCGAGCGCGCCGCCGCCGCCTCGCCCGACAATGCCGAGATCGGCGAGCATCTCGGTGACATCTATTGGGCGCTTGGGCGACGCTTCGAGGCGCGGTACGCCTGGCGCGCGGCATTGTTGGTGGCAGAGGGCGACGTGCCTGCGCGGCTGGAAGCGAAGATCGCCGATGGGCCGGCTGCGCAGCGATGA
- a CDS encoding electron transfer flavoprotein-ubiquinone oxidoreductase, translated as MSERESMPYDVVIVGAGPAGLSAAIRLKQLAAEKEGELSVCVLEKGSEVGAHILSGAVIDPKSLDELLPNWREDGCPLAEVPVTDNQHWILTKTGKYDMPHFVTPPFLHNKGTYTGSLGNLCRWLAGKAEELGVEIFPGFAAAEVLFNEDGSVKGVATGDMGVGRDGTHKGDYQPGLELHAKYTFFSEGVRGHLSKQLIRQFDLARDSSPQVYGLGIKELWDIDPELHQPGRVIHTQGWPISETEGTNGGGWLYHQANGQVSLGFVTWLNYTNPHLSPFHEMQRWKTHPEIAAILKGAKRVSYGARAISDGGLQSIPKLVFPGGALIGDSAGFLNVPRIKGTHTAMKSGMMAAEAAADAVLSQRGHDELTAYPAAFEKSWVKKELSVVRNVVPLVKKFGDFLGSGLAGITMWAEHLGIKMPFTLKHHPDHETLWRKDLVKKIDYPKADGVLTFDRLSSVFLSNTNHEEDQPVHLTLKDPNVPVEYDLPMYDEPAQRYCPAGVYEIVGEETGDPKFVINAQNCVHCKTCDIKDPTQNINWVVPEGGGGPNYPNM; from the coding sequence ATGAGCGAACGCGAGTCGATGCCGTATGATGTTGTGATCGTGGGTGCGGGGCCGGCTGGCCTCAGCGCGGCGATCCGGCTGAAACAGCTCGCGGCGGAGAAAGAAGGCGAGCTTTCGGTCTGCGTGCTCGAGAAGGGCAGCGAAGTCGGCGCGCACATCCTGTCTGGCGCGGTGATCGATCCCAAGAGCCTCGACGAGCTGCTGCCGAACTGGCGCGAGGATGGCTGCCCGCTGGCCGAGGTGCCCGTAACCGACAATCAGCACTGGATCCTGACGAAGACCGGCAAGTACGACATGCCGCACTTCGTCACGCCGCCGTTCCTGCACAACAAGGGCACCTACACCGGGAGCCTGGGCAATTTGTGCCGCTGGCTGGCGGGCAAGGCCGAGGAGCTCGGCGTCGAGATCTTCCCCGGCTTCGCGGCGGCCGAAGTGCTGTTCAACGAGGACGGCTCGGTCAAGGGCGTCGCGACGGGCGACATGGGCGTAGGCCGCGACGGCACGCACAAGGGCGATTACCAGCCGGGCCTCGAGTTGCACGCAAAATATACGTTCTTCTCCGAAGGCGTGCGCGGGCATCTGTCTAAGCAGCTGATCCGCCAGTTCGATCTGGCGCGTGACAGCAGCCCGCAGGTCTATGGCCTGGGCATCAAGGAATTGTGGGACATCGATCCCGAGCTGCATCAGCCCGGCCGCGTGATCCACACGCAGGGCTGGCCGATCAGCGAGACCGAGGGCACCAACGGCGGCGGCTGGCTGTATCACCAAGCCAATGGCCAGGTGAGCCTCGGCTTCGTGACGTGGCTCAACTATACCAATCCGCACCTCTCGCCGTTCCACGAGATGCAGCGCTGGAAGACGCATCCCGAGATCGCGGCGATCCTGAAGGGCGCCAAGCGCGTCAGCTATGGCGCGCGCGCGATTTCCGATGGCGGGCTGCAGTCGATCCCCAAGCTCGTCTTCCCGGGCGGGGCGCTGATCGGCGACAGCGCGGGCTTCCTCAACGTGCCGCGGATCAAGGGCACGCATACCGCGATGAAGAGCGGGATGATGGCGGCCGAGGCGGCGGCGGACGCGGTGCTGTCGCAGCGCGGCCATGACGAGCTGACGGCCTACCCCGCTGCGTTCGAGAAGAGCTGGGTGAAAAAGGAGCTGTCGGTCGTCCGCAACGTCGTGCCGCTGGTGAAGAAGTTCGGCGATTTCCTCGGCTCGGGCCTCGCGGGCATCACGATGTGGGCCGAGCATCTGGGCATCAAGATGCCGTTCACGCTGAAGCATCACCCCGATCACGAGACGCTGTGGCGCAAGGATCTGGTCAAGAAGATCGACTATCCCAAGGCCGATGGTGTGCTGACGTTCGATCGCCTCTCGTCGGTGTTCCTGTCGAACACCAATCACGAGGAGGACCAGCCGGTTCACCTGACGCTGAAGGACCCGAACGTCCCGGTCGAATACGATCTGCCGATGTACGACGAGCCGGCGCAGCGTTACTGCCCGGCGGGCGTGTACGAGATCGTCGGCGAAGAGACGGGCGATCCCAAGTTCGTGATCAACGCGCAGAATTGCGTCCACTGCAAGACGTGCGACATCAAGGACCCGACGCAGAACATCAACTGGGTGGTGCCCGAGGGCGGCGGTGGGCCGAACTATCCGAACATGTAA
- a CDS encoding uracil-DNA glycosylase translates to MGADQNHDWQQLAASALEWWRDAGVDTLVGDDPFDWLAAEEALAVASAAQTPPHARAAAPTAPQEAAALPQALDAFLAWRTGQHAPESSWGVTLVSASGPIDADLMILVDCPERDEGDSLLRGAAGRLFDRMLAAIGRSRADVYLASVCAARPTAGRMPRDIEARLGEIARHHAGLAGPRRLLVLGDAASRAILAANVMEARGRLQVLNYKTGTSTEVVASFHPRMLLERPTLKAEAWKDLQMLSAGMGNTK, encoded by the coding sequence ATGGGGGCCGACCAAAACCACGATTGGCAACAACTTGCCGCAAGCGCGCTGGAATGGTGGCGCGATGCCGGCGTCGATACGCTCGTTGGCGACGATCCGTTCGACTGGCTGGCGGCGGAAGAAGCGCTTGCCGTAGCGTCCGCCGCACAGACACCGCCGCATGCCCGCGCCGCTGCGCCGACCGCGCCGCAGGAAGCCGCCGCGCTCCCGCAGGCGCTCGATGCGTTTCTTGCCTGGCGCACCGGCCAACACGCGCCGGAAAGCAGTTGGGGCGTGACGCTCGTCTCCGCCAGCGGTCCGATCGATGCCGACCTGATGATCCTGGTCGATTGCCCCGAACGCGACGAAGGTGATTCGCTGCTTCGCGGCGCTGCTGGGCGATTATTCGATCGCATGCTGGCGGCGATCGGCCGCAGCCGCGCCGACGTGTATCTCGCCAGCGTCTGCGCCGCGCGCCCGACTGCCGGGCGGATGCCGCGCGACATCGAGGCCCGGCTCGGCGAGATCGCGCGCCATCACGCCGGGCTGGCCGGGCCGCGCCGGCTGCTCGTACTCGGCGATGCGGCGAGCCGAGCCATTCTGGCGGCGAACGTGATGGAAGCGCGCGGCCGTTTACAGGTACTTAACTATAAGACTGGGACAAGCACCGAGGTCGTTGCGAGCTTCCATCCGCGGATGCTGCTCGAGCGGCCCACGCTGAAAGCCGAGGCGTGGAAGGATTTGCAGATGCTGAGTGCCGGAATGGGGAACACGAAGTGA